The genomic segment AGATTAATCTTTAGAGTTAATATATCTATACTAATTAAAAATTAATTAATTAATTTTTAATTAGTATAGATATATTAACTCTAAAGATTAATCTAAAAAGGTAAAACTTTCCCCTTCAAACAAAATAAAACTTTAAATATAATTTCTCAAAAGAATAAACCTACAATTCTCTGGATGTGCAAGCAAAAGATCCAAAAAATATTTATTTTTTAAGTAACCTCTATTTTTTGGATATTCATAAAAAGGAATTAATACTTTATTTTCTAATGCTAATTTTATAGTTTTATCGCTAATATTATTTTCAGTAGCAAATAATATTAATTCTTTGTATGTTTTTTTATTTTTTGCAAATATTGCGATATCGAGCAAATGTTCAAAAATGTTATCATTTACTTTAATTTGAAATTTGCCTAAATTAACAAGATTACCAGAAGTTGATTTATTAAAAAATGAAGTTGGATTTTTTATGTAAGTCATTTTATACCTTCTAATATTTAAGACCAAGCGATCAAATATTAGAAATAATTTAATCGAGCCTAGTCTTAATATTAATTAAATTTCTTACCTAGCATAATCACAACCTCTTACCTTATTGTAACTATAAATTATAATAAAGTATTATAGTTAATACTATAGAGTCGTAGAGTCTCTCATATAGAACATCTCTTAGAGTTTTTTGAATCCTCTCTTTTTCTTTGGCTAAAGCGTCCTTTGCTAATTTTTGGGTGATTGCTATTGAGGCATTTATTTTTACAATATTTTTAACAAAAAATTAAAATATTTTTATTATAATTCAAACAAAATGATATATAATCTTAATTAATAAGAATATTAATTAATAATTAATATTCTTATTAGAAAAAAGGAGAATATTTTTATGAGAAAAGGAGAATATTTTTATGAGAAAAGGTTTGTTTTTATATACATTATTAATAGTAGGATTAATGTCTTGCAACCTAGATTCCAAATTATCTGGTAATAAAGAACAAAAAAATAACAATAATGCAAAAGGGGCTTCGTACAGTATTAAAGAAGATGCTCTTAATGATTTATATAGTAATCAAGAAGAGCAAAAAGGCTTTACTAAAAATTTCGGAGAACAGAAATATGAGGATTTAATTGATCCTGTAGCACCTTCAGTATCATTAAATAATAGGGTTAATATAGCAAATATTTCAATTGATGAGCATGCTCAAAAAAAAGAAATAAAAAAAGAGGATTTGATTCCCTCTACTGATGAAGAAAAGAGAGCAGACGAAGCAATTAAAGATTTAGGAAATATTCTTGGAAACTCTAAATTTTCTGAATTAATTGAAGAAGCGCGTGCACTTAAAAATGAATATGCTTTAATAAAAGCTGATTTGCATGATGTGCTAGAAAAAATTCAAAATAAAAAAACACCACTAATGGGAAATTATAAGAATAATAGAGACAAGATAAATAAATTAGCAAAATTGGAGGAAGATAATTTAAAGATAGATTCTGAACTTGAGAAACTTATAAATAAGATTAATATTGCAGAAAATGAGATAATATCTGCTGCTTTATTTTTTGATAAGGCCAATAAAAGGTTAAAAGAAAGTATTATTAAAAGATTAGAGAGTAGAAATAAGAGATCTGATGCATTAAAATTATCTAGACAGGCTCTAAGTGACGCAAGAAGTGCTTTAAGTAATTTAGAATCTTTTTTTTCTAACAGAATTGAGGCAATAGGAAGAAAGAAAGAAATAAAAGAGCTTATTACACATGCAAAAACTATTGTAGCAAGTCTCAACAAAAAATAATAAAGAATTCTCCATTTATAATTTCTATGAAATTTAGGTGGAGATAAATTTTTAAAATCAGCTTAGAACATTCAAGTAACTCAAATTATATTTTAGGAAGAAAATCTATCTCCCCATATAAAATCTAGAAATTGCGCTAATATTCAATTATCAAAACTTAATTATTAGGAGGGAATATTAATATGAAAAAAATTTTCACATTAATATTAATTTTTGGTTTAACTATGCAAATCTTTGCGTCAGAAGATACAGTTGGAAAAGGTATTGGGGATATTTCAACTACTTTGAAATATGAAAGCCAAAAAGCCCCCGTGCTTGCACCATTCCTTTTGAATTTCTTTTTTTCTTTTGGGATAGGATCCTTTGTTCAAGGGGATTATATTGGTGGTGGTGCAGTGCTTGGATCTCAAGTATTAGGAGGAATACTTTGGATAACTGGAATAATCATTGGTGGAACAGCAAAAGGACCAGCACAAGCAATAACCGGACTTACAATAGTGGGGATAGGAATAGGCACGATTTCAGCAGCCCACATAGCCTCGCTAATTATTCCATTTACATTTGCAAATAGATACAATACAAATCTTAGAAAAAAACTTAGCATTTCGCTTGCAGGGTTTGAACCAAATTTTGATATCGGAATAAACGGATTCCAACTATCGTTTAAAAAAAGTTATTAAATCAAGTGCAATAGTAACTTTACAATCTCAATTGTCAATTCAAAATCTGACAATTGGGTCTGTTATGCAATCCAAAGATTGAAACCCTTCGCACCTAGAAAATAATTCTCATATCCTTTCATTAAGGATAAAATATAATCTTCTCCTTTTTTGTTTTTCAATACCTTAAAATCATTAAGCAAAGTTATAAAATCTTATTTAGTTAATGAGTAAAGACTGGCCACAATGAAATTATTTTCTTTTTCTTTTTTTCTCATTTTTGTATACCTTTTTTTATTTGTGTCAAAAAATGTCGTCCGGTCTCCGGACGATTCTTTTCTACCCCCACCATATTCAAATGTTAGCCACATAAAAAAACATCGCCAATGGAAAATTCTAAGAACAATAGAAATAAGACAAGGGAACTAGTACGATTACAAAATCAGTTAAGGATAGATATTGAACTTGATAATCTTATAAATAAGATTGATATCGCAGGAAATGAAATAAGATCTTCGGCTTTCTTTTTTGATGACTCGCAGAAAAATTTAAAAGAAAGTAATATTAAAAGATTAGAGAGTAAAAGTAAGGCATCTTATGCATTGCAATTATCTAGATTAGCTCTAAGTAAAACAATGAGGCATTAGGGGAAAAGAAGGAGATAAAAGAACTCATTGAAAATACAAAAACCGTTTTATCAAGTTTCAATAGATAAGAGAATCTATAAATGTCACACAAGCTAACTTTTAATAATCACTGTGCTATACCTTTTTAAGGTTAGAATTCACTTATTTTTCAATAGATCTATACTAAACAACGACCATAGATACTAAAAAACTCTTCTATAAATAAATTAATATTACATGAACATGGTGGGGTTACCTTTTGGTTTATTTATTTAAATACTTTCATTAGCTTAAGAACTGCACAGAACTATTCGATAATATCTTAAAATACTCTACAAATTATTTACAATTTTAAAGTTTTTAAATCTTTAAGACAATAATCATCAAAATAAATTTTTAAAAAGCTCAAAATAATATAAAATTTCTGACAATGAAAATATTATCATGATTATTATCTCATCTATATTTATTATAATCTAATTATATTAGATTGAATATTATATTATATTAAATATAATATAATATTTTAAATAAGGAGAATATTTATGAAATATAATATAATTGTAAGCATATTTGTTTTTTTATTTTTAAATGCTTGCAATCCAGATTTTAAAACCAATCAAAAAGATATGAAGGATCAATCTAGTAAAAAAGAACTAAAATCCAATAAAGAGGGATTAAAAACCAAAACAACAGTAACCCCAAATCAAGAAGCAAACCCAAATCAAGAAGCAAACCCAAATCAAGAAAAAACCTCTAATAAAAGAATAAAAAACACACCTCTTGACGATCTAAGAAATTTAATAGAAACAGCTAATATCGATAGACAAAAATATGTAAAAAAATTGGAAGAAGAACCTTCAGACCAATATGGAATATTGGCTTTCAAAAAATTAGTTTGGGTGGGAAATTTATCCAGTGAAAAGATAGCTGATAATAGCGATAAATCTAAAAGATATAGAAAATGTATTTATGCCACCTTAAATGCTATTGACACTAATAAATTAAAGGAATTTTCAGAAATTATAATATTATCGGGACAAACACAAAGCCTATTTAGCATCTTTAACGAATTTGGAAGTGCTATTGACGACGTGATTGTTTATCTATATTCCAAAAAAGACACTATAAATAAACTAGACACTTTAGACTTAGAGAAGCTTAAAAATTCATTTGAGAAATTATTATCTACAAAAACAATCGTTTCAGAAATGTTAAACCAACTTTTATTAGATTATCAAAATAATAAAAATCTTATAAAAACAAATTATACTAAACTCAAATCTTATGTAATTGAACTTTACAAACAACTTGTAAAAAAAAGGGAAGAATCTGAAAATCTAAAAAACGACATAATTTCAATATATACCTTAAAGGTTATGTATTGAAATTATCATAATGTAAAAGCCTATCTTCAATAAAAGATAGGCTTAATGTTTTAACTAAAAATTGCAAAGAATTTTCCATCTATAATTTACATAAACTTTAGTTGAAAACAAGTTTTGTCAAATTGATTTACTGGTTTTATAAATAAACTTCTTCATAATGTTTATAGAAACTCCCCTCCAGCAAAAATAATACGCTTTGAAGATACTATTTTTAAATTGTTAATAAATTTAAAAGCCAATATTATGATTAAATTATAGTAATATATAAACTACTATTTCTATAATCTTTAATTTAGTAATAGTAATTAGCAAGAGATTTAATATTATTAATGCCATATTCTTTAAATATAGGCTCTTTATTATTCATTTTTATAAAGACAAAAGATATGAAGCTTAATTGCAATTGCATCGGGTATAGATTATTATTAATATCATGTTTTATTTTGGCAATAAATATGAAAAAATTAATTCTTTAAATAAACAAATTGATATTAGTAATCATAATTTCCTATTTCATTTTATTAATATTCTAAAGAACAAATCCTGCAAATGTAATAAAGATTTATGATAGAAAGCAAACATCAAAAATACTATTTTTATTCATTATTTTTGTCAGAACTTGCAAGAACGTTACCCCATGCTGTACTAACTATTATTTTAATAAATAAAGGATTATCACTAAAAGATATTGCTATAGTACAAATTTGCTATATGGCAGCAATTATTATTTTTGAATTTCCATCAGGAATAATATCAGATATTTTTGATAGACAAATTGTTTACTTAGTATCAATTTTTCTACTAATGATTTCTTATTTTATTATTTTTAAAGCTTCTTCATTCGTACTTCTTTGTATTTCTTGGTTTATATATGGGATGTCAGCTGCTATTAACACCGGGACAATCGATATTAGCTTTACTAAGCTATACCAAAATAATTCAAAAAAGCTAAAAGCTTTTATATCATTTGTAAAAATGATATTAAGTATTGGTGCTATTTTAGGTGGATATATTGGAAGTGTACTATATTTATATATTGATATAAAAATTTACCTAATTTCATTGTTAATATATCTAATATCCTCTTTAATTACAATTTTTTTCATACCAAATGATAAAAATACAGATCATAAGCACAATAAAGAAGATTTAACTTTATATCTTATAAAGTTTTTTAAAAAAATAATAATATTATTGAAATCTAAAGAGCTTTTAGCAGTATTTATTCTAAATAGCTCTATTCAATTTTTTTATCAACCTTTTTATTTATACTGGCAAGCAATTTTTATTGATAAAAATATATCTATTAGCATATTTGGAATCATATATGTACTATTTCGCGTATCAGATATTATGGGAGCATGGATATTTAGAAAAATTAAACATTCAAAATATGATATTTATGTTATTTTAGCTATAATATTTTTATTATCAGTTTTAATAAAAATAGTTTTACATATTTACATATTTATTACTATAATCATATTTTTAGTAATTTTAATTTCTGTTTAT from the Borreliella afzelii genome contains:
- a CDS encoding P12 family lipoprotein, coding for MENSKNNRNKTRELVRLQNQLRIDIELDNLINKIDIAGNEIRSSAFFFDDSQKNLKESNIKRLESKSKASYALQLSRLALSKTMRH
- a CDS encoding MFS transporter, yielding MIESKHQKYYFYSLFLSELARTLPHAVLTIILINKGLSLKDIAIVQICYMAAIIIFEFPSGIISDIFDRQIVYLVSIFLLMISYFIIFKASSFVLLCISWFIYGMSAAINTGTIDISFTKLYQNNSKKLKAFISFVKMILSIGAILGGYIGSVLYLYIDIKIYLISLLIYLISSLITIFFIPNDKNTDHKHNKEDLTLYLIKFFKKIIILLKSKELLAVFILNSSIQFFYQPFYLYWQAIFIDKNISISIFGIIYVLFRVSDIMGAWIFRKIKHSKYDIYVILAIIFLLSVLIKIVLHIYIFITIIIFLVILISVYSNNLEYFFKKNVDSKVLGTLTSINSTLSRIFSFLALGICSILTNFISAINTFVLLILIFCTLSIIVTYKFKNNKKS
- a CDS encoding virulence associated lipoprotein, producing MKYNIIVSIFVFLFLNACNPDFKTNQKDMKDQSSKKELKSNKEGLKTKTTVTPNQEANPNQEANPNQEKTSNKRIKNTPLDDLRNLIETANIDRQKYVKKLEEEPSDQYGILAFKKLVWVGNLSSEKIADNSDKSKRYRKCIYATLNAIDTNKLKEFSEIIILSGQTQSLFSIFNEFGSAIDDVIVYLYSKKDTINKLDTLDLEKLKNSFEKLLSTKTIVSEMLNQLLLDYQNNKNLIKTNYTKLKSYVIELYKQLVKKREESENLKNDIISIYTLKVMY
- a CDS encoding P12 family lipoprotein codes for the protein MRKGLFLYTLLIVGLMSCNLDSKLSGNKEQKNNNNAKGASYSIKEDALNDLYSNQEEQKGFTKNFGEQKYEDLIDPVAPSVSLNNRVNIANISIDEHAQKKEIKKEDLIPSTDEEKRADEAIKDLGNILGNSKFSELIEEARALKNEYALIKADLHDVLEKIQNKKTPLMGNYKNNRDKINKLAKLEEDNLKIDSELEKLINKINIAENEIISAALFFDKANKRLKESIIKRLESRNKRSDALKLSRQALSDARSALSNLESFFSNRIEAIGRKKEIKELITHAKTIVASLNKK
- a CDS encoding P13 family porin, yielding MKKIFTLILIFGLTMQIFASEDTVGKGIGDISTTLKYESQKAPVLAPFLLNFFFSFGIGSFVQGDYIGGGAVLGSQVLGGILWITGIIIGGTAKGPAQAITGLTIVGIGIGTISAAHIASLIIPFTFANRYNTNLRKKLSISLAGFEPNFDIGINGFQLSFKKSY